The following proteins are encoded in a genomic region of Sorangiineae bacterium MSr12523:
- a CDS encoding formylglycine-generating enzyme family protein, with protein MRQIGIFIGVSIAAVIFGASSPEGGVATAAPSELPAPPKSVGADGPKHDGVPTAILAPATASIANAVSATTPTPGPGSNVPESGVCPSDMVMVEGDYCPWLEQKCLRWVDPETKMRCAEFAPTGPCQSGTTHKKFCIDKFEYPNVAGERPVVMKTWVEAKATCEGLGKRLCGETEWTLACEGEERLPYPYGLTRDAEACNIDKPHPEPDEKLIADPRTRDAEVARLDQRDPSGFREACVSPYGVHDMTGNVDEWVVNESGRPYKSGLKGGYWGPVRTRCRPMTTAHNETFIFYQIGFRCCADTPKSDATAATRPAAAPSEKATPAAVLAPKAAPAVAAATVLAGS; from the coding sequence ATGCGCCAGATCGGTATTTTCATCGGTGTTTCGATTGCAGCGGTCATCTTCGGTGCCAGCTCACCGGAAGGTGGCGTGGCCACTGCCGCCCCTTCCGAATTGCCGGCTCCACCCAAATCCGTCGGCGCGGACGGGCCGAAGCACGACGGCGTGCCGACGGCCATCCTCGCCCCCGCCACCGCGTCCATTGCGAATGCGGTGAGCGCTACGACCCCTACACCGGGTCCCGGTTCGAACGTCCCCGAGTCGGGCGTTTGCCCGTCGGACATGGTGATGGTCGAAGGCGATTATTGTCCTTGGCTCGAGCAGAAGTGCCTTCGTTGGGTCGACCCCGAGACGAAGATGCGCTGCGCTGAGTTCGCCCCCACCGGCCCGTGCCAATCGGGGACGACGCACAAGAAGTTCTGCATCGACAAGTTCGAATACCCCAACGTCGCGGGGGAACGCCCGGTGGTCATGAAGACCTGGGTGGAAGCGAAGGCGACGTGCGAAGGTCTGGGCAAGCGTCTTTGCGGCGAGACCGAATGGACCTTGGCCTGCGAAGGCGAAGAGCGTTTGCCGTACCCCTACGGCCTGACGCGCGACGCCGAAGCGTGCAACATCGACAAGCCGCACCCCGAGCCAGACGAGAAGCTGATTGCCGATCCGCGCACGCGCGATGCCGAGGTGGCGCGCCTCGATCAACGCGATCCGTCGGGCTTCCGCGAGGCCTGCGTCAGCCCCTACGGCGTGCACGACATGACCGGCAACGTCGACGAGTGGGTCGTGAACGAGAGTGGCCGTCCCTACAAGAGCGGCCTCAAAGGCGGCTACTGGGGTCCGGTGCGCACCCGCTGCCGTCCCATGACGACCGCGCACAACGAGACGTTCATCTTCTACCAAATTGGTTTCCGCTGCTGCGCCGACACCCCCAAGTCCGACGCCACGGCGGCGACCCGCCCTGCCGCCGCCCCCTCCGAAAAAGCTACCCCCGCCGCCGTCCTCGCGCCAAAAGCCGCCCCCGCCGTGGCCGCCGCTACGGTCCTCGCGGGAAGCTGA
- a CDS encoding helix-turn-helix domain-containing protein: protein MQLRTPKDVGAAIRQRRRELHLDQRTLAERVGVSRQWISECERGKPRAELGLVLRAIRVLGLDLRIGAESVAVPPLAHTNGTSSAPS from the coding sequence ATGCAACTTCGCACGCCCAAAGACGTCGGTGCTGCCATTCGGCAACGACGGCGGGAGCTTCACCTCGACCAGCGCACGCTGGCGGAGCGCGTGGGGGTCAGCCGGCAATGGATCAGCGAATGTGAACGCGGCAAGCCACGCGCGGAGCTGGGACTGGTCCTTCGTGCGATACGCGTCCTCGGATTGGATCTTCGTATCGGCGCCGAATCGGTCGCCGTGCCGCCATTGGCCCATACCAATGGGACAAGCTCGGCGCCGAGCTGA
- a CDS encoding M61 family peptidase, giving the protein MRLLSRIVPLVLLAGCTPQASAAPTTPPPPAGPMTVRVDARDAAQMVLHAKVRVPARPGPLTLVYPKWIPGHHGPVGRVADISGLRFLAGGQPLAWRRDSVETSEFAMTVPAGAAAVDVELDVVADPRWFPSDGLSSISWEQVVLYPKGARVRDLRVEPSAQMPSGWRYASSLQVAADTAGAVNFRPTTLEMLVDSPVILGRYGRSFDLGTAMGTTHSLEVVAESKDALQASDARIATYRRLVAEAGALFGARHYDRYTFLLMLSGSAGADFNGTEHHASSQNVTAANFFTSDDGGRYTRWLLPHEFAHSWCGKYRRPKGLATPDYQQPMRNDLLWVYEGLTHYLGWLLSARSGVVSTQDALDDLAAMAADLDAIPGRKWRPLADTTFTAAFGAGSNRPWYSAQRGFDYYPESLLVWLEADTVIRQKTDGKRSLDDFLRSFFGGANTGAEVKPYELGDVLKALSDVVSYDWKTFFEQRVSAITPRVPLGGVEAGGYKLGYHDKPSDFQAMWERTTHQLDERSTLGVALDDKGVVLDVHLDGPAGKAGLPLKASLVAVNGRKYSPEVLRRVLADTSAKGPVELLAERDGFFRTYRVAWGGGARYPHLDRDPAKPDVLGAILAPRVPPPSVTSGTPAR; this is encoded by the coding sequence ATGCGACTGCTCTCTCGGATCGTTCCGCTCGTTCTTCTGGCCGGGTGCACGCCCCAAGCTTCCGCAGCACCTACCACGCCGCCGCCGCCCGCCGGGCCGATGACGGTGCGAGTCGATGCGCGCGATGCGGCGCAGATGGTGCTGCACGCCAAGGTGCGCGTGCCCGCGCGCCCGGGGCCGCTCACTTTGGTGTATCCGAAATGGATCCCCGGCCATCATGGCCCGGTGGGTCGGGTGGCGGACATCAGCGGGCTGCGTTTCCTGGCCGGCGGACAGCCGCTCGCCTGGCGGCGCGATTCGGTGGAGACGTCCGAGTTCGCCATGACGGTGCCCGCGGGGGCGGCGGCCGTCGACGTGGAGCTCGATGTCGTCGCCGATCCCCGGTGGTTTCCCAGCGATGGATTGTCGTCCATCAGCTGGGAACAAGTGGTGCTCTATCCAAAGGGCGCCCGCGTTCGCGATCTGCGGGTCGAGCCCAGCGCCCAGATGCCCTCGGGTTGGCGCTACGCCTCGTCGCTGCAGGTGGCCGCCGACACCGCCGGCGCGGTGAATTTCAGGCCGACGACCTTGGAAATGCTCGTCGATTCGCCGGTGATCCTCGGTCGGTACGGCCGCTCGTTCGACCTCGGGACGGCGATGGGAACGACGCATTCGCTCGAAGTCGTCGCGGAGAGCAAAGACGCGCTCCAGGCGAGTGATGCCCGGATTGCGACCTACCGAAGGCTCGTGGCGGAGGCCGGAGCGCTGTTCGGCGCCCGGCATTACGATCGATATACCTTCTTATTGATGTTGAGCGGCAGCGCCGGCGCGGACTTCAATGGCACGGAGCATCACGCTTCGAGTCAAAACGTCACCGCCGCGAACTTTTTCACCAGCGACGACGGAGGGCGCTACACCCGCTGGCTTCTGCCGCACGAATTCGCGCACTCCTGGTGCGGGAAATACCGCCGGCCCAAGGGGTTGGCCACGCCCGATTACCAGCAACCGATGCGCAACGATCTCCTCTGGGTCTACGAGGGGCTCACGCACTACCTCGGCTGGCTCCTCAGCGCGCGCAGTGGCGTGGTCTCGACGCAGGACGCCTTGGACGATCTCGCGGCGATGGCGGCGGACCTCGACGCCATTCCCGGGCGCAAGTGGCGCCCGCTTGCGGATACGACGTTTACGGCGGCCTTCGGTGCCGGCTCGAACCGCCCCTGGTATTCGGCGCAACGTGGCTTCGATTATTACCCGGAGAGCCTGCTGGTCTGGCTGGAGGCCGACACCGTCATCCGGCAGAAGACCGACGGAAAGCGCTCGCTCGACGATTTCCTGCGCAGCTTTTTCGGCGGCGCCAACACGGGGGCGGAGGTCAAACCGTACGAGCTCGGCGACGTACTCAAAGCGCTGAGCGATGTCGTTTCGTACGATTGGAAGACGTTTTTCGAGCAGCGCGTCAGCGCCATCACACCGCGGGTGCCGCTCGGGGGCGTCGAGGCCGGCGGCTACAAGCTCGGATACCACGACAAGCCGTCCGACTTTCAAGCCATGTGGGAACGCACGACCCACCAGCTGGACGAGCGCTCCACGCTCGGCGTGGCACTCGACGACAAGGGCGTCGTGTTGGACGTGCACCTCGATGGACCGGCCGGCAAGGCGGGGCTTCCCCTCAAGGCGTCCCTCGTTGCGGTCAACGGCCGCAAGTATTCGCCCGAGGTGCTGCGGCGCGTCCTGGCCGATACCTCCGCCAAGGGCCCCGTGGAGTTGCTGGCCGAGCGGGATGGATTCTTCCGCACGTACCGCGTCGCCTGGGGCGGGGGAGCACGCTATCCGCATCTGGACCGCGATCCGGCCAAGCCGGACGTGCTGGGCGCCATTCTAGCGCCGAGGGTGCCGCCGCCGTCAGTCACGTCAGGTACGCCAGCGCGCTGA
- a CDS encoding nucleotide sugar dehydrogenase: protein MSQLTKEERIAVIGLGYVGLPVALAFARHFPGTVGFDIDKKKVEELQSGYDRNHEHKREELTASTLRMTSDPQELENATFFVVAVPTPVDEHNVPNLTPVIRASETVGKAISKGACIVYESTVYPGVTEDVCGPILARVSGLERKDFRLGYSPERINPGDTEHTLERIVKVVSGEDSATLERVAEVYGTVVSAGVHRAPSIKVAEAAKVIENTQRDLNIALMNELAIIFDRMNIRTSDVLAAAGTKWNFLKFKPGLVGGHCIGVDPYYLTTKAEQLGYQPQVILAGRRINNNVGPFVAQRTVKLLIDADIPVKHAKVGVLGLTFKENVSDLRNSKVPDILTELRQFGIQALLHDPLASAPECVHEYGLQLAALEEFHDLDALVFAVAHDAYMKLGQAKIQSFVRPGGIFVDVKSAFDPRKIDRQIRYWSL from the coding sequence ATGAGCCAGCTTACGAAGGAAGAGCGAATCGCTGTCATCGGTCTCGGTTACGTCGGCTTGCCCGTCGCGCTCGCCTTTGCCCGTCATTTCCCCGGCACGGTCGGTTTCGATATCGACAAGAAAAAAGTCGAAGAACTTCAAAGTGGTTACGACCGAAACCATGAACATAAACGTGAAGAGCTTACAGCCTCCACGTTGCGCATGACAAGTGATCCGCAAGAGCTCGAGAATGCTACGTTTTTCGTCGTGGCCGTGCCCACGCCGGTCGACGAGCACAACGTGCCCAACCTCACCCCGGTGATCCGGGCCAGCGAGACCGTCGGCAAGGCCATCTCGAAGGGCGCGTGCATCGTCTACGAGTCGACGGTCTACCCCGGCGTGACGGAGGACGTATGCGGGCCCATCCTGGCGCGCGTCTCCGGGCTCGAGCGTAAGGACTTTCGGCTGGGCTACTCCCCCGAGCGCATCAACCCAGGCGACACCGAGCACACGCTCGAGCGCATCGTGAAGGTCGTCTCCGGCGAGGACAGCGCCACGTTGGAACGGGTGGCGGAGGTCTACGGCACCGTGGTGAGCGCCGGCGTGCACCGCGCGCCGTCCATCAAGGTCGCCGAGGCGGCCAAGGTCATCGAGAACACGCAGCGCGATTTGAACATCGCGCTGATGAACGAGCTGGCCATCATCTTCGACCGCATGAACATCCGCACCAGCGACGTGCTGGCAGCGGCGGGCACGAAGTGGAACTTCCTGAAGTTCAAACCGGGCCTGGTCGGCGGCCACTGCATCGGCGTCGATCCTTATTACCTCACGACGAAGGCGGAGCAGCTCGGCTACCAGCCGCAGGTGATCCTCGCAGGGCGCCGCATCAACAACAACGTCGGCCCCTTCGTGGCGCAGCGCACGGTGAAGCTGCTCATCGATGCGGACATCCCCGTGAAGCACGCAAAAGTTGGCGTCTTGGGCCTCACCTTCAAAGAGAACGTGAGCGATTTGCGCAACAGCAAGGTCCCGGACATTCTGACCGAGCTTCGGCAGTTCGGTATTCAGGCGCTGCTGCACGATCCGCTGGCGAGTGCACCGGAGTGTGTTCACGAATACGGCTTGCAGCTCGCGGCGCTCGAGGAGTTCCACGATTTGGACGCCCTCGTTTTCGCGGTCGCCCACGATGCGTACATGAAGCTGGGTCAGGCGAAGATCCAATCGTTCGTGCGCCCCGGCGGCATCTTCGTCGACGTGAAGAGCGCCTTCGATCCGCGAAAGATCGATCGTCAGATTCGCTATTGGAGTCTTTGA
- a CDS encoding flippase-like domain-containing protein: MTVESRSPSESRSSESSTSLEPPQGFFRRHATKLVASAVITASLLFTLQKGGLKLLPDSGNFAHVRWWTLGAYFVTLVVMTYFRAVRWRFLLRSIATVPRKRVLAVSWIGFAAILLMPFRLGEFVRPFLIREKGKLSMTAATGTVVAERVVDGLYLSIILAIALILVPHLVPLPATVVGLPVSVSAVRHSGFVMLGVFTIAFIVIGVYYFARAWARRLTLAVFGLVSKKLGEKLAGIAEKLADGLHAFGRARDAFGFLWETTIYWFANVGGMWLLAWGCGIVHGDGTAITFGEACALMGMLGVTVLIPGPPGLLGVFQAGIYAGMTMYFPTNVVIEQGAAYVFLLYMIQLVWTVVAALIFLVGHPGALKELSTSAEETVPAG; the protein is encoded by the coding sequence GTGACCGTCGAATCCCGCTCCCCCTCCGAATCGCGCTCGTCCGAGTCTTCCACGTCCTTGGAGCCCCCGCAGGGATTCTTCCGGCGCCACGCCACGAAGCTGGTGGCGTCGGCGGTCATCACGGCGAGCCTGCTCTTCACCTTGCAAAAAGGCGGGTTGAAGCTCCTGCCGGACAGCGGGAACTTCGCGCATGTCCGCTGGTGGACGCTCGGCGCCTACTTCGTGACGCTCGTCGTCATGACGTACTTCCGCGCGGTTCGCTGGCGTTTTCTGCTGCGGTCGATTGCCACCGTGCCGCGCAAGCGGGTGCTCGCGGTATCGTGGATTGGCTTTGCCGCGATTCTGCTGATGCCGTTCCGGCTCGGTGAGTTCGTGCGGCCTTTCCTCATTCGCGAAAAAGGCAAGCTGTCGATGACCGCGGCCACCGGGACGGTCGTCGCCGAGCGCGTGGTGGACGGGCTCTATTTGAGCATCATTCTGGCCATCGCGCTGATTCTGGTGCCGCATTTGGTGCCCTTGCCGGCCACGGTCGTCGGGCTTCCGGTATCGGTGTCCGCCGTGCGGCATTCGGGCTTCGTGATGCTGGGCGTCTTCACGATCGCCTTCATCGTGATTGGCGTTTACTACTTCGCGCGCGCGTGGGCGCGCCGGCTGACACTGGCCGTGTTCGGGTTGGTGTCGAAGAAGCTGGGCGAGAAGCTGGCCGGCATCGCGGAAAAGCTGGCCGACGGTCTCCACGCCTTCGGGCGCGCCCGCGACGCGTTCGGTTTCCTTTGGGAGACGACGATTTACTGGTTCGCCAACGTGGGCGGCATGTGGCTTTTGGCCTGGGGCTGCGGCATCGTCCACGGCGACGGGACGGCCATCACGTTCGGCGAAGCGTGCGCGCTGATGGGCATGCTGGGCGTCACCGTCCTCATCCCCGGGCCTCCCGGTCTGCTCGGCGTCTTCCAGGCCGGCATCTACGCCGGCATGACCATGTACTTCCCCACCAACGTGGTCATCGAACAGGGCGCCGCCTACGTCTTCCTTCTCTACATGATCCAACTCGTTTGGACGGTGGTCGCCGCCCTGATCTTCCTCGTGGGCCATCCCGGCGCCCTCAAGGAACTGAGCACCTCCGCGGAAGAAACCGTCCCCGCGGGGTGA